The Streptomyces sp. NBC_00102 genome segment GGTGGTCTTCGACGGCACCGGCTCCTTCCTGCCGGAGACCGCGGGCCAGAACCCCGTCACGGGGCTGCTGCGCGGGGCCGCCGCGGTTCTGGGACTGGCCGACCCGCCGGACACCGACTTCGTGAAGCGGGTCGTCGGGGTGGGAGGCGACCACGTCGTCTGCTGCGACCGGGACGGCCGGCTGGAGGTGAACGGCACCCCTCTGGACGAGACGTACCTGCACGCGGGAGACGCCCCGTCCCGGGTGCCGTTCGACATCGTCGTGCCCGACGGCACCCTGTGGATGATGGGCGACCACCGCGACCGCTCCAGCGACTCGCGCAGCCACCTCGGCCAGCCCGGCGGCGGCATGGTGCCCGTGGACCAGGTGATCGGCCGGGTGGACTGGATCGGCTGGCCCTGGAGCCGGACCGGATCGCCGGCCGGGGCCGGCGGCGCGTTCGACGGCGTACCGGAGCCGGACGGCTCGCATGGGTAGCCGCGGTCGTGGGAGCCGCCCCGATGCGGCGGAGGCCCCGTACGGAGACGGGGCGGACCGGGCCGCGCCGCCGGCCGGGACCGAGGGCGGCCGTACCGCACCGACCCGGGCCGAGCGCCGGCGGCTGGCGCGGCGGGTCGTGCGACGGCGCCGCAGGTCCCGGGTGATCGAGGTCCCCCTCCTGCTGGTGTTCGCGCTGCTCATCGCACTGTTCCTCAAGACATTCGTCGTCCAGGCCTTCGTGATCCCTTCCGGGTCGATGGAGCAGACCATCCGGATCGGCGACCGGGTGCTGGTCGACAAGTTCACGCCCTGGTTCCACTCGGAGCCGCAACGGGGCGACGTGGTGGTCTTCAAGGACCCCGGGGGCTGGCTGGGGGAGAGCGAGACGGTGAGCGCCGGCCCCTCGCCGGCCGGTGTCCGGCAGGCGAAGGAGTTCCTCACCTTCATCGGGCTGCTGCCCTCCGCCGACGAACAGGACCTGATCAAGCGCGTGGTCGCGGTCGGCGGGGACACCGTGAAGTGCTGCGGGAAGGACGGGAAGCTCACGGTCAACGGCGCGGCCGTCGACGAGCCCTACCTGAACCTTGGGGATGTGCCATCGGCCATCCAATTCGAGGTAAAGGTTCCCGAGGGCCGGATCTTCGTGATGGGCGACCACCGGTCCAATTCCGCCGACTCCCGCTACCACCTGGGCAACGGCTACGACGGCACGGTGCCGCTGTCGGACGTCGTGGGGCGCGCCGTGGTCATCGCCTGGCCGGTGGGGAGCTGGGCCACGCTGGGGCAACGCGACGCGTTCGCCGGGGTGCCGGACGCGGCGTCGGGAGCGTCGGCAGCCGCCGGTGTCTCGCATAGTGTGTCCCACCAGGATCCCTACGGAATGATCCCGCTCCCGACCCCTGCGGAACTCCCGCTCGTTATGGGAGTGATGGGCCTGCGTCGCATCCGGCGCGGGCCGTGGCACGGATTGAGGAGTGGATGTGGGGGATTTGGCGGTCGGCGCACGATCCGGACACGACGAACCCGAGGACCGGCCCGGAAACACGGGTGATCCGTCGGAGACGGCCGCGGACCGGACGGGGGACGACGGCACCCCGGACGGTGCCGCCGAAGGCCCCCGGCAGCGTTCCTTCTGGAAGGAGCTGCCGCTCCTCATCGGCATCGCGCTCGTCCTGGCCCTGCTGATCAAGACCTTCCTGGTCCAGGCGTTCTCGATTCCCTCGGACTCGATGCAGGACACGCTCCAGCGCGGCGACCGGGTGCTCGTGGACAAGCTCACCCCGTGGTTCGGCTCCGAGCCGGAGCGCGGCGAGGTCGTCGTCTTCCACGACCCGGGCGGCTGGCTGGAGGGTTCCGTCAACCCGGAGCCGAACGTCGCGCAGAAGTTCCTCAGCTTCATCGGGCTCATGCCCTCCGCCGAGGAGAAGGACCTGATCAAGCGGGTCATCGCGGTGGGCGGCGACACGGTGGAGTGCAAGCAGAACGGCCCCGTCACGGTGAACGGGAAGGCGCTGGAGGAGAAGTCCTTCATCTACCCGGGCAACACCCCCTGCGACGACAAGCCGTTCGGCCCGATCAAGGTTCCCGAGGGCCGGATCTGGGTCATGGGTGACCACCGCCAGGACTCCCTGGACTCCCGCTACCACCAGAACCTCCCCGGTCAGGGCACCGTCTCCGTGGACGACGTCGTCGGCCGTGCCGTGCTGGTGGCCTGGCCCGTCAACCGCTGGGCGACGCTGCCGGTGCCCAGCACCTTCGACCAGTCCGGTCTGAACGCAGCGGCGGCGACGGCACCGGCCGCGCTCGGGGTGGCCGGAGCGCTGCCCCTGGTCTTCTGGCGTCGCAGGAGGCTGACCCGCGGGCGTACCGACGGGTAGTGTGCCGACTCGGATCAGCGATTGTCGATCTCCGATGGGGGACGCTGGGATGAGTGGAACAGGACGTACGGGAGACGGCCACGGCCGGCTCGGCAGTGTGCTGTCGGGTCTGGCCGTGGCCGTCGGCTGTGTGCTCTTCCTCGGCGGCTTCGCCTGGGCCGCCCTGGTGTACCGGCCTTACACCGTGCCGACCGGATCGATGTCCCCGACCGTGGAGACCGGGTCCAAGGTGCTGGCACAGCGGATATCGGGCGACGAGGTGCGCCGCGGCGACGTCGTGGTCTTCACGGACAAGGCGTGGAGCCTCTCCCCGATGGTCAAGCGGGTCATCGGGATCGGGGGTGACACCGTGGTCTGCTGCGACGCCAAGGGCCGGCTCACCGTCAACGACGTGCCGATCGAGGAACCGTATCTGCACCCTGTGGCGGGTCCCTCCGCCGACTTCGACGGCTCCGAGGCACCGGGGACCTCAGAGGCTTCCGGGGAGAGCGGGGCCACCGGCGGCTCCGGCCGGGCGGCCGCGTCGGACTTCAGCGCGGAGGTTCCCGAGGGGGAGCTCTTCCTGCTCGGCGACGACCGCGACATCTCCCTCGACTCCCGCATGCACCTGACGGACGAGGGCCAGGGCTCGGTGCCGCGCGACGCGGTCGAGGCACGGGTCGACGCGGTGGCGTTCCCGTCCCCCGGCATGCTGGACCGGCCGGAAGGGTTCACCGCGCTGCCCGGCGGCATCTCCTCCCGGGGGCCGCTGCCGCTCCAGCTCGCAGCCGTGGTGCTGGGCGTGATCCTCATCCTGGCCGGCTGTGTCTACGGGCCCATCAAAGCGCGTACCCGCCGCCGCGCAGCCGCGAAGGAGGTGGCCGGTGCCCACTGAGATCCGGACGGTCGCCCGGGTCGTCCTCCTCGACCCGCGGGACCGGATTCTGCTGATGCACGGCTTCGAACCCGAGGACCCGGCGAAGACCTGGTGGTTCACACCCGGCGGCGGGCTGGAGGGCGACGAGAGCCACGAGCAGGCGGCCCGCCGTGAACTCGCCGAGGAGACCGGCATCACGGACGTCGAGCTCGGTCCGGTGCTCTGGAAGCGCAGGTGCTCCTTCCCCTTCGACGGCCGTCGCTGGGAACAGGACGAGTGGTACTTTCTCGCGCGAACGGAACGGACCGCCACCGACCTGGGGGGTCTGACCCCGCTGGAGCGCCGGAGCGTCACGGGTCTCAGGTGGTGGACTTCCGCCGAACTGCGGGCGACCCGTGAGACGGTGTATCCGACCAAGCTCGCCGAACTGCTGCGCAGGCTGCTCGACGAGGGTTCTCCGAGCGTTCCGCAGATTCTCGCCCCCGAAATCGCCTGAACGTCCGGGGGCGTCACCGGCTGCAGCACAATGGGGGAACGCACGGCTGAAGGGGACGCATGCCATGAGCGCCGAGGACCTCGAAAAGTACGAGACCGAGATGGAGCTGAAGCTCTACCGGGAGTACCGCGACGTCGTCGGTCTGTTCAAATTCGTGATCGAGACCGAACGTCGCTTCTACCTCACCAACGACTACGAGATGCAGGTCCACTCGGTCCAAGGGGAGGTGTTCTTCGAAGTGTCCATGGCAGATGCCTGGGTCTGGGACATGTACCGGCCGGCGAGATTCGTCAAGCAGGTGCGTGTGCTGACCTTCAAGGACGTGAACATCGAGGAGCTCAACAAGAGCGATCTCGAACTCCCGGGCGGCTGACAGCCACCCGGCACGCGGGCCGGACCGTGTTCGACAGGGCCTGGAGGCCCGCCCCGCGCGTGTGACGGATCGTTTTCCCGGTCCGTCAACCCGGGCAACCCGGTCACTCTCATGGGTGGCCGGGTTTTCCACATCCGGGAGGTTGTCCACCAAGATCCACAAGGATCGGCCGTCCCGCGCAGAGTCGGTGCCGGAGGTGGTGCCGGATGAAGAACGCACGGGGAGCACTCGGGCGGTACGGCGAGGAGTTGGCGGCGCGGCTGCTGACCGACGTGGGCATGGTCGTGGTGGCGCGCAACTGGCGCTGCCGGGCCGGAGAGATCGACATCGTCGCGCGCGACGGCGACGCGGTCGTCGTCTGCGAGGTGAAGACCCGCAGATCGGTGGAGTACCAGCACCCGATGGCGGCCATCACCCCGGCCAAGGCGGAACGGCTGCGACGGCTCGCGGAGTTGTGGCTCGAATCGCACGGGGGACCGCCCCGGGGCGGCGTACGCATCGACCTCGTCGGGGTGATCGTGCCCCGGCGCGGCGGTCCCGTCGCCGAGCACGCGCGGGGGGTGGCCTGAGATGGGCTTCGCACGGGCCTGTTCCGTCGCGCTGGTCGGCGTGGAGGGCGTGGTGGTGGAGGTCCAGGCCGACCTGGAACCGGGAGTGGCGGCGTTCACACTGGTCGGCCTGCCGGACAAGAGCCTGGTCGAGAGCAGGGACCGGGTCAGGGCGGCGGTCACGAACTCCGGTGCCCAGTGGCCGCAGAAGAAACTCACGGTCGGCCTCTCGCCGGCCTCCGTACCGAAGTCCGGTTCGGGCTTCGATCTCGCCGTCGCCTGCGCAGTGCTCGGCGCCGCCGAGCGGATCGACCCGGCGGGAATCGCCGACGTCGTCATGATCGGGGAGCTGGGCCTGGACGGACAGGTGCGCCCGGTGCGCGGGGTGCTGCCCGCGGTCCTCGCCGCCGCCGAGGCCGGATACCACCACGTCGTGGTGCCCGAACAGACCGCCGGGGAGGCGGCGCTGGTGCCCGGCGTCTCGGTCCTGGGCGTACGGAGCCTGCGCCAGCTGATCGCGATCCTGAGCGACGAACCGGTGCCCGACGAACCGGCCGGCCTGCAGAGCCGTCCCGACACCCTGCTCGCCGGGCTGATGGTCCCCGGCTCCGGGTTCGGCGCGGGGCTCGCCCCGGCCCAAGGCCCCGGCGGGTACGCCAAGGACCTGAGCGACGTCGCGGGCCAGAGCAGGCCGCGCAAGGCCCTGGAGATCGCCGCGGCGGGCGGGCACCATCTGCTGCTCTCCGGGCCGCCGGGCGCCGGAAAGACGATGCTGGCCGAGCGGCTGCCGGGCATCCTGCCGCCGCTCACCCGGCGGGAAGCCCTGGAGGTGACGGCCGTGCACTCGGTCGCCGGAATCCTCCCTCCGGGCGAACCTCTGGTGAGCACGGCGCCGTACTGCTCCCCGCACCACTCGGCCACCATGCAGTCGCTGATCGGCGGCGGCAACGGACTGCCGAAGCCCGGGGCCGTCTCCCTGGCCCATCGTGGAATTCTCTTTCTGGACGAGGCGCCCGAGTTCTCGGTCCGGGCCCTGGACGCCCTGCGTCAGCCCCTGGAGTCCGGCCACGTGGTGGTGGCCCGGGCGGCGGGAGTCGTGAGACTGCCGGCGCGCTTCCTCATGGTGCTGGCGGCGAACCCGTGCCCCTGCGGCCGGCACAGCCTGGGCGGAGCCGGCTGCGAGTGCCCGCCCTCGCTGATCCGCCGCTACCAGGCCAGGCTGTCCGGTCCCCTGCTGGACCGGGTGGACCTGAGGGTCGAGGTGGAGCCCGTCACCCGCGCGGACCTGGCGGAGGGCGGAGGCCGGGGCGAACCGACCGCCGTCGTGGCCGACCGGGTGCGGGAGGCCCGAGCCCGCGCGGCCGGGCGACTGGCCGGCACGCCCTGGACCACCAACAGCGAGGTGCCGGGCCATGAGCTGCGGACCCGGCTGCTCGCGGCCCCCGGAGCGCTGATGGCCGCCGAACGGGACATGGAGCGCGGCGCCCTGACGGCGCGCGGCCTCGACCGGGTGCTGCGGGTGGCCTGGACCGTCGCGGACCTGCGCGGCGCGGACCGGCCGGACGCCTCGGACGTGGCCGCCGCCCTGGAACTGCGTACGGGCGTCCAGCGCGGCGTGCCCATGAACGCGAGGGCCTCGTGACCGGGGCGGGGCGGGAGCCCCGTCCGGGGGAGCCGGCGGACGGAGGGGAGGCCGCGGGCGGGCCGTCGGATGCCGAGCGGCTGGCGCGGGCCGCGCTCACCAGGATCGTCGAACCCGGCGACGAGCGGGCGGGCCGGTGGCTGCGTACGCACGGGGCGACGGGGCTGCTGCGGCGCCTGAGCGCGTACGACGGGTCTCCCGAGACGCTGCCCGGGATGACGGCGGCCCGGCTCGCGGGTTACCGGATGAGGGCCGCCGTCGCGGACCCGGCGGCGGACCTTGAGGCCGTGGCCCGGGCAGGCGGGCGGTTCGTCGTTCCGGGCGACCGGGAGTGGCCCGGTCAGCTGGACGACCTCGGCGACGCCCGCCCGGTCGGGCTGTGGATCCGGGGCGCCCCCGACCTGCGGCTCTGGGCGTTGCGCTCGGTCGCGGTGGTCGGCGCGCGGGCCTGCACCCCGTACGGCGCCCACATGGCCGCCACGCTGGGCGCCGGGCTCGCGGAGCGGGGCTGGGTGGTGGTCTCCGGCGCCGCCTTCGGAGTCGACGGCGCGGCGCACCGGGGAGCGCTCGCGGCCGGAGGCGCCACGGTCGCGGTGCTGGCCAGCGGGGTGGACGTCGCCTACCCGCGCGGGCACGCGGAGCTGATCGGCCGGATCGCGCGGGAGGGGCTCCTGGTGGGGGAGCTGCCGCCGGGCACCCACCCGACCCGCAGCAGGTTCGTCCTCCGCAACAGAGTGATCGCCGCGCTGACCAGGGGCAC includes the following:
- the lepB gene encoding signal peptidase I, whose product is MDTEEQHTKRDRSPEPAKGPEERSRFSRSGGGESAAKAGETARAGESGEAGGADGRSGRRPALRRAALVCAALPAAVLLLSAFVVQPFLIPSGSMESTLRIGDRVFVNKLAYRFGSAPERGDVVVFDGTGSFLPETAGQNPVTGLLRGAAAVLGLADPPDTDFVKRVVGVGGDHVVCCDRDGRLEVNGTPLDETYLHAGDAPSRVPFDIVVPDGTLWMMGDHRDRSSDSRSHLGQPGGGMVPVDQVIGRVDWIGWPWSRTGSPAGAGGAFDGVPEPDGSHG
- the lepB gene encoding signal peptidase I is translated as MGSRGRGSRPDAAEAPYGDGADRAAPPAGTEGGRTAPTRAERRRLARRVVRRRRRSRVIEVPLLLVFALLIALFLKTFVVQAFVIPSGSMEQTIRIGDRVLVDKFTPWFHSEPQRGDVVVFKDPGGWLGESETVSAGPSPAGVRQAKEFLTFIGLLPSADEQDLIKRVVAVGGDTVKCCGKDGKLTVNGAAVDEPYLNLGDVPSAIQFEVKVPEGRIFVMGDHRSNSADSRYHLGNGYDGTVPLSDVVGRAVVIAWPVGSWATLGQRDAFAGVPDAASGASAAAGVSHSVSHQDPYGMIPLPTPAELPLVMGVMGLRRIRRGPWHGLRSGCGGFGGRRTIRTRRTRGPARKHG
- the lepB gene encoding signal peptidase I translates to MAVGARSGHDEPEDRPGNTGDPSETAADRTGDDGTPDGAAEGPRQRSFWKELPLLIGIALVLALLIKTFLVQAFSIPSDSMQDTLQRGDRVLVDKLTPWFGSEPERGEVVVFHDPGGWLEGSVNPEPNVAQKFLSFIGLMPSAEEKDLIKRVIAVGGDTVECKQNGPVTVNGKALEEKSFIYPGNTPCDDKPFGPIKVPEGRIWVMGDHRQDSLDSRYHQNLPGQGTVSVDDVVGRAVLVAWPVNRWATLPVPSTFDQSGLNAAAATAPAALGVAGALPLVFWRRRRLTRGRTDG
- the lepB gene encoding signal peptidase I translates to MSGTGRTGDGHGRLGSVLSGLAVAVGCVLFLGGFAWAALVYRPYTVPTGSMSPTVETGSKVLAQRISGDEVRRGDVVVFTDKAWSLSPMVKRVIGIGGDTVVCCDAKGRLTVNDVPIEEPYLHPVAGPSADFDGSEAPGTSEASGESGATGGSGRAAASDFSAEVPEGELFLLGDDRDISLDSRMHLTDEGQGSVPRDAVEARVDAVAFPSPGMLDRPEGFTALPGGISSRGPLPLQLAAVVLGVILILAGCVYGPIKARTRRRAAAKEVAGAH
- a CDS encoding NUDIX hydrolase, yielding MPTEIRTVARVVLLDPRDRILLMHGFEPEDPAKTWWFTPGGGLEGDESHEQAARRELAEETGITDVELGPVLWKRRCSFPFDGRRWEQDEWYFLARTERTATDLGGLTPLERRSVTGLRWWTSAELRATRETVYPTKLAELLRRLLDEGSPSVPQILAPEIA
- a CDS encoding DUF2469 domain-containing protein: MSAEDLEKYETEMELKLYREYRDVVGLFKFVIETERRFYLTNDYEMQVHSVQGEVFFEVSMADAWVWDMYRPARFVKQVRVLTFKDVNIEELNKSDLELPGG
- a CDS encoding YraN family protein, with the protein product MKNARGALGRYGEELAARLLTDVGMVVVARNWRCRAGEIDIVARDGDAVVVCEVKTRRSVEYQHPMAAITPAKAERLRRLAELWLESHGGPPRGGVRIDLVGVIVPRRGGPVAEHARGVA
- a CDS encoding YifB family Mg chelatase-like AAA ATPase; amino-acid sequence: MGFARACSVALVGVEGVVVEVQADLEPGVAAFTLVGLPDKSLVESRDRVRAAVTNSGAQWPQKKLTVGLSPASVPKSGSGFDLAVACAVLGAAERIDPAGIADVVMIGELGLDGQVRPVRGVLPAVLAAAEAGYHHVVVPEQTAGEAALVPGVSVLGVRSLRQLIAILSDEPVPDEPAGLQSRPDTLLAGLMVPGSGFGAGLAPAQGPGGYAKDLSDVAGQSRPRKALEIAAAGGHHLLLSGPPGAGKTMLAERLPGILPPLTRREALEVTAVHSVAGILPPGEPLVSTAPYCSPHHSATMQSLIGGGNGLPKPGAVSLAHRGILFLDEAPEFSVRALDALRQPLESGHVVVARAAGVVRLPARFLMVLAANPCPCGRHSLGGAGCECPPSLIRRYQARLSGPLLDRVDLRVEVEPVTRADLAEGGGRGEPTAVVADRVREARARAAGRLAGTPWTTNSEVPGHELRTRLLAAPGALMAAERDMERGALTARGLDRVLRVAWTVADLRGADRPDASDVAAALELRTGVQRGVPMNARAS
- the dprA gene encoding DNA-processing protein DprA — its product is MARAALTRIVEPGDERAGRWLRTHGATGLLRRLSAYDGSPETLPGMTAARLAGYRMRAAVADPAADLEAVARAGGRFVVPGDREWPGQLDDLGDARPVGLWIRGAPDLRLWALRSVAVVGARACTPYGAHMAATLGAGLAERGWVVVSGAAFGVDGAAHRGALAAGGATVAVLASGVDVAYPRGHAELIGRIAREGLLVGELPPGTHPTRSRFVLRNRVIAALTRGTVVVEAEYRSGSLVTARGAQRLGRFTMGVPGPATSGLSAGVHELLRGEGVLVTDAAEVAELVGEIGDLAPVRRGTVLPRDLLGPAAAAVLDALPREGTTGVRDVARSAGTSTDETLARLYELHSLGFVEREGDIWRPASAPRPNDDTRRGGT